One Yimella lutea DNA window includes the following coding sequences:
- a CDS encoding carboxylate--amine ligase yields the protein MPDIVAPGPHAIIPGQDFVPVVLGGDRLGYSLARSFHMAYGYRTLIVSRMVAGPIAHSTLVEHRPIASLEDPELLVRTLRDLAPKVGSDKRLLLATTDHVVSVLARVKHQLEDLYVIPYSEPELIDRLTRKENFADLCRELDIPHPQTVVYDVSDHGSDSAAQQLEGLTFPVIAKPSNAEAYAGVDFTGKQKVHSASSRQELDDLLTRLQGSGYTDKFILQDVIPGDDQNMRVLTCYVSKQGEVKFACFGRVLLEEHAPDTRGFPAAIMTGVDHEAVAAATRLLEHVGWRGWANFDMKYDPRTGETVFFELNPRLGGTSFYITAAGHNVVEWYVNEWVKGRSLEGRPVVETMDEHVFSAVPIRLLKRYVTDPATKQKLNGLIKAGEVTNPWFYGAEKHPKRWQWIAMNQVNYVRKYRRYYPEPKALV from the coding sequence ATGCCTGACATCGTCGCGCCCGGCCCCCACGCCATCATCCCCGGACAGGACTTCGTCCCCGTAGTACTCGGCGGCGACCGCCTGGGTTACAGCCTGGCGCGCTCGTTCCACATGGCGTACGGGTACCGCACCCTGATCGTCTCCCGCATGGTCGCCGGACCGATCGCACACAGCACTCTGGTCGAGCACCGCCCGATCGCCTCGCTCGAGGATCCCGAGCTTCTGGTGCGCACGCTGCGCGACCTCGCGCCGAAGGTGGGGTCGGACAAGCGCCTGCTGCTGGCGACCACCGACCACGTCGTCAGCGTCCTGGCCCGGGTCAAGCACCAGCTCGAGGATCTTTACGTGATTCCGTACAGCGAGCCCGAGCTGATCGACCGGCTGACGCGCAAGGAGAACTTCGCCGACCTGTGCCGGGAACTGGACATTCCGCACCCGCAGACCGTCGTGTACGACGTCAGTGACCACGGATCCGACTCTGCTGCACAGCAACTGGAAGGGCTGACCTTCCCGGTCATCGCGAAGCCGTCGAACGCCGAGGCGTACGCCGGCGTCGATTTCACCGGTAAGCAGAAGGTGCACTCCGCATCCTCGCGGCAGGAACTGGACGACCTGCTGACCCGGCTGCAAGGCTCCGGCTACACCGACAAGTTCATCCTGCAGGACGTCATCCCCGGCGACGACCAGAACATGCGGGTCCTCACCTGCTACGTCAGCAAACAGGGCGAGGTGAAGTTCGCCTGCTTCGGTCGGGTTCTGCTGGAGGAGCACGCCCCCGACACCCGTGGTTTCCCGGCGGCGATCATGACCGGGGTCGACCACGAAGCGGTGGCCGCGGCAACCCGCCTGCTGGAACACGTCGGCTGGCGCGGCTGGGCGAACTTCGACATGAAGTACGACCCGCGCACCGGCGAGACCGTGTTCTTCGAACTGAACCCCCGCCTGGGCGGCACCAGCTTCTACATCACCGCAGCCGGTCACAACGTCGTCGAGTGGTACGTGAACGAGTGGGTGAAGGGCCGGTCGCTCGAAGGGCGACCCGTGGTCGAAACGATGGACGAGCACGTGTTCAGCGCGGTGCCGATCCGTCTGCTCAAGCGCTACGTGACCGATCCTGCGACCAAGCAGAAACTGAACGGCTTGATCAAGGCGGGCGAGGTCACAAACCCCTGGTTCTACGGTGCCGAGAAGCACCCGAAGCGCTGGCAGTGGATCGCGATGAACCAGGTCAACTACGTGCGCAAGTACCGGCGGTACTACCCGGAGCCGAAGGCGCTGGTGTGA
- a CDS encoding aspartate/glutamate racemase family protein, with product MTTLLPVREDDAYPGPVVGVIGGNGPAATALFQDVLVKLTPASRDQDHLDLVVLVHSTQPDRTARILSADAPDPGPVLARDAARLDALGTDFIVLPCNTAYHFLPQIQAATSQEVLSIVDATARAALTAAARSAGADGSRVGLLVTDGTRTAGVYEKVLDSLGARSVYPDENDQSLTMSVIYDGVKAGGPVDVAGLEGVIERLRERSDVVVLGCTELSVIHATQGWSSRGELVDSIESLARATIRRAGREPR from the coding sequence GTGACCACCTTGCTACCGGTCCGCGAGGACGACGCCTACCCCGGTCCGGTGGTCGGCGTGATCGGCGGCAACGGCCCGGCAGCAACTGCGCTGTTCCAGGATGTTCTCGTCAAGCTCACCCCGGCGTCGCGGGATCAGGACCATCTGGACCTGGTGGTTCTGGTGCACTCGACGCAGCCGGACCGGACCGCGCGCATTCTGTCCGCCGACGCACCGGACCCCGGACCGGTCCTGGCGCGGGACGCGGCGCGCCTGGACGCTCTCGGCACCGATTTCATCGTGCTGCCCTGCAACACCGCCTACCACTTCCTGCCTCAGATCCAGGCGGCCACGTCGCAGGAGGTGCTCTCCATCGTGGACGCGACCGCACGAGCGGCTCTGACCGCAGCAGCACGATCGGCCGGTGCCGATGGCTCGCGGGTGGGCCTGTTGGTGACCGACGGCACGCGGACCGCCGGCGTCTACGAGAAGGTGCTCGATTCTCTGGGCGCACGCAGTGTGTACCCCGACGAGAACGACCAGTCGCTGACGATGTCGGTGATCTACGACGGCGTCAAGGCAGGCGGCCCGGTCGACGTCGCCGGCCTCGAGGGCGTCATCGAGCGCCTTCGCGAACGCAGCGACGTGGTGGTGCTCGGGTGTACCGAACTGTCGGTGATCCACGCGACCCAGGGCTGGTCGAGCCGGGGCGAGCTGGTGGACTCGATCGAATCGCTCGCACGGGCCACGATCCGCCGCGCCGGACGCGAACCGCGCTGA
- a CDS encoding DNA-3-methyladenine glycosylase family protein — protein sequence MTGRRDERLDTDFAPGRPVPLRAIIGSLRRGAGDPTWLQTGEGIWRACVTPEGPVSMLLRVDRTGVGDRVVARAHGPGSSWMLARLPSLLGADDPAHEFVPHHDVIAEAFAQQRDWRLGRTGLVIDALVPAIIEQRVTGKQAFGGYRMLVRRFGSPAPGPAADLGLRTPPSADGWAKIPSWEWLRAGVDAQRADTIMRAMRVAHALEKCADLPREEAWKRLRSVPGIGVWTTAEVAQRALGDADAVSFGDYHVAKDIGYALTGRPVDDLQLAELLKPYAGHRYRVQYLVNAAGLNRPRRGPRLSLPTHLPSRM from the coding sequence GTGACCGGCCGCCGGGACGAGCGTCTCGACACCGATTTCGCACCCGGTCGTCCGGTGCCGCTTCGGGCGATCATCGGCTCGCTGCGCCGTGGGGCGGGTGACCCGACCTGGCTGCAGACCGGTGAAGGGATCTGGCGCGCGTGCGTCACCCCCGAGGGCCCGGTCTCGATGCTCCTTCGGGTAGACCGGACGGGGGTCGGCGACCGGGTGGTCGCGCGCGCCCACGGGCCCGGATCATCGTGGATGCTCGCTCGGTTGCCGAGCCTGTTGGGGGCCGACGACCCGGCGCACGAGTTCGTTCCTCACCATGACGTGATTGCCGAAGCCTTTGCGCAGCAACGTGACTGGCGTCTCGGAAGGACGGGCCTGGTCATCGATGCACTGGTGCCGGCGATCATCGAGCAGCGGGTCACCGGGAAGCAGGCCTTCGGTGGGTACCGGATGTTGGTGCGCCGATTCGGGTCGCCCGCTCCGGGGCCCGCAGCCGATCTCGGGCTGCGGACACCACCGTCGGCGGACGGGTGGGCGAAGATCCCCTCCTGGGAGTGGCTGCGTGCGGGGGTCGACGCGCAGCGGGCCGACACGATCATGCGGGCGATGCGGGTCGCGCACGCCCTCGAGAAATGTGCCGATCTGCCGCGGGAAGAGGCGTGGAAGCGTTTGCGTTCGGTGCCGGGCATCGGGGTCTGGACGACGGCCGAGGTGGCGCAACGCGCGTTGGGCGACGCCGACGCCGTCAGCTTCGGCGACTACCACGTTGCCAAGGACATCGGGTACGCGCTCACCGGACGTCCGGTCGATGATCTCCAGCTCGCGGAGCTGTTGAAACCGTATGCGGGACACCGGTATCGGGTTCAGTACCTGGTCAATGCCGCGGGGTTGAATCGCCCGCGCCGCGGCCCGCGGTTGAGCCTGCCCACCCACCTTCCGAGTCGCATGTGA
- the cofE gene encoding coenzyme F420-0:L-glutamate ligase translates to MITILPLAGVPEVRAGDDLATLVHEAVAQSRATRIEPGDVVVVTSKVVSKALGLLGSNDVERADLVLQESQRVVAERTTSTGFTRVVEAKAGPVMAGAGIDSSNADDDVRLLLPHEPDAEAASLHGRLADVAGHADFAVVLSDTSGRAWRSGLTDFALGTHGLTPLEDLRGLADTHGHDLAVTVRNIADEVAAAADLVKGKLDRVPVAVVRGLDRRFLHPDADGSRTLVRSGPTDWFALGRAEAVRDALGVPAGSAMSVEVGIESVHPETVTDRVRRAWSAAVLPDPAGEDAALDGADEEWSVTCADPYVLGRIAARFEVALAGERLVAELTPNPGSVRVGIAQPRH, encoded by the coding sequence GTGATCACGATCCTGCCGCTGGCAGGGGTGCCCGAGGTCCGCGCCGGCGACGATCTCGCCACACTCGTCCACGAAGCGGTGGCCCAGTCGCGAGCCACGCGTATCGAACCCGGCGATGTCGTGGTCGTCACCAGCAAGGTGGTCTCCAAGGCTCTCGGCCTCCTCGGCTCGAACGACGTCGAGCGTGCCGACCTCGTGCTGCAGGAGTCGCAGCGGGTCGTGGCCGAGCGCACGACCTCCACCGGGTTCACCCGGGTCGTCGAGGCCAAGGCCGGGCCGGTGATGGCCGGTGCCGGGATCGACTCCTCGAACGCCGATGACGACGTACGGCTGTTGTTGCCGCATGAGCCCGACGCTGAAGCTGCGTCCTTGCACGGACGCCTGGCCGACGTCGCGGGGCACGCCGACTTCGCCGTCGTGCTCAGCGACACCTCCGGCCGGGCGTGGCGCAGCGGACTCACCGATTTCGCACTCGGCACGCACGGCCTGACCCCGCTCGAGGACCTGCGCGGTCTCGCCGACACCCACGGGCACGATCTCGCGGTGACCGTGCGCAACATCGCCGACGAGGTCGCAGCGGCGGCTGATCTCGTCAAGGGCAAGCTCGACCGGGTGCCGGTCGCGGTCGTCCGCGGCCTCGACCGGCGCTTTCTGCATCCCGACGCCGACGGGTCTCGGACGCTGGTGCGCTCGGGCCCGACCGACTGGTTCGCGCTCGGCCGCGCCGAAGCCGTCCGTGACGCCCTCGGCGTGCCTGCGGGTTCGGCGATGTCGGTCGAGGTCGGCATCGAGTCGGTGCATCCCGAGACCGTGACGGACCGGGTGCGTCGAGCCTGGTCGGCCGCCGTCCTGCCCGACCCCGCCGGGGAGGACGCCGCCCTCGACGGCGCCGACGAGGAATGGTCGGTCACCTGCGCCGATCCGTATGTGCTCGGACGCATCGCAGCCCGCTTCGAGGTGGCCTTGGCCGGCGAGCGCCTCGTCGCCGAGCTCACACCGAACCCGGGGAGCGTCCGCGTCGGGATCGCCCAGCCGCGCCATTAG